The stretch of DNA GCAGACCAATTGGTGCGTGTGACTTCGGAAGCGGTCACGGCGTCCAAGTCACTTCTTGAGGCCGAAGAAATCCCGCTCGCGGGCCTCTTGCAAACCGAAGTTCAACAGCAAAACGCCATTGTGCTATCGAGAACCGCTGCGAATGGGCTCTCGCAAGCTTGGCGCCAACTCAGTGCGGTGGTCGGCGGCTCTGACTTACCGTTTCAGCCGCTCGACGGCGACGTCACGCTGCTACCCGAGACCCTCGACTGGCAACAGCAGCTAGTCCGAATTAGCAACGAAAGCCCTGAGATGGCTGCAGCGATGGCCGACGTTGAGCGTGCCCGGCGCGCATTGGATCGGGCTAGTGTCGAAGCAATCCCCGATATCAGCACTCAGGTCTCGGTGCAGTACGATGCCTCGACAACCGACACAATCACCGGTGTGCAAGTCGGCATTCCGCTCCCGATTTGGAACCGCAATCAGGGAGGGATTCGCCAGGCGCAGGCCGAGGTTACCGAGGCGGTGCGGAACGTCGATCGCGTTGAGTTGAACTTGAACCAACGCTTGGCCAATGCTTTTCGAGAGTATTCGGACGCTCAAGTCACCGCTACCAGCTACGCCGAAGAACTCCTTCCCCGGTCGCAGAAAACCTTCGATCTCGTCCAACGCGGCTTTCAGCAAGGGGAGGTCGGATACCTCGACCTCTTGGTCGCTCAGCAGACCTACTCGCAAACCAACCTGATTTACCTCGACGCCCTGGGAAACCTCTGGCGGAGTTATGTCCGGATCGAAGGCTTGCTGCTTGAGGGCAGCCTGGATGCCCGTTGAAGACGCCTGTCCGGATGACGTAGACCCATAAGTAGTCGTCGAGTAAGATTAAGGTTCTAGCCACTTCCCTTGTGCCAGTTGAGTAGTCCCGATTTTGAGTCGCATCCTTCGTAGCCTGACAGCCGTGGCCATTTTGGCCCATGCCCTACTGGGCTGCTGCGCGCACGAAGCCCATGCAGCCGACCACGCAGATTGCGGTCAGGGGCATGGTGAGATCGCGAATGCCAGCTCACATAGGGTTGAGCAACCGAGCGTAGAGGACCATGCTGGGCAAGGTGAGGCGTATTCCATCTTGGAGTTAGGTCCTAGCGACTGCCAGCACGAACCGGCGCCCGAGGCGCCGCATAACTGCCAGCACAATAGCTGTGTGTGGACCACGCACAGCGATAGTGGACTCGATCTAACGCAGCTAACCGTTTGGTTTGCGCTCGGCAACTGCGGGGTGGATCAGTCAAAAGGCTTCGATTTTCATCGACCTCTGCAAAGCTCCTCAGTCGATGATGTCCACTTTGCGCTACCGGTGCGCTCGCATCTTGCGTTGAGTGTCATTCGGATTTGAGCCACTTCTTGAGACGCTGCACGCCTTAATCAAGGCGTCCGTAGCATGTCTCATCCCTCTTGTGTGGTTCTTTCTACGCTGACGTTTTCTGTCCGCGTAGTATCCTCCGTCCAACATCGCGTCTATCCACGCTGTCATGCGTAGGGGTGGACTCGTGGAGCATCGGCTATGTCGGCCCCTCAAAAGCAAACACAGAAGTCCCGCCGGTGGTGGGGTCCCTATCTGCTCGGAATCGGCTGCCTCTTGGTGATTGCCATCGCTGCCTTTGCAACCAAAAGCCAGTGGATGCCGCTGGTGAACGTGCCGGGCATGGCCGGCACCGATTCATTGCAGGAGGACGCCGCCGATCCGCACGCGGGGCACGACCACGGCCAGGCGGGTCATAGTGAGGCCGCGTCGATTGAACTGAGCGACAGAGGGCTCAAGAACATCGGATTCAAGCCGTTTGTCGTTGAGCCGACTCCGTATGAACGCGTTCTTACGCTACCGGCAATTGTGGTCGAGCGGCCGGGAGGCTCGCAGATTCACATCACCGCGCCATTGACCGGCATCGTGACACAGATCCTAGCGGCGAACGGCGAAGCAATAGAACCGGGCCAGCCACTCTTTGAGCTTCGACTAACGCAAGAAGATATCGTCAATGCCCAGCGTGACTACCTCACAACTAACGCAAATCTCGAAATCGTCAATCGTGAAATCAAGCGTCTTGAATCACTAGGTGAGGGGGTCATCGCCGGGAAGCGTATCCTGGAGCAGGAATACGAAAGACAAAAATTAGAAGTCGCATTGCGTGCGAACGAACAAGCGATGCTTTTGCACGGTCTCAGCGATGAGCAGGTGGCCGCCATCCGCCAGACAGGGCAGCTCTTTCGTAACCTTACTGTCTACGCCCCCGAGCATACCGACACAGAGGAAGCGTGTCGGGGGCCGCACTTGTTTACGATCCAGCGGCTAGGGGTGGCCAGAGGCGAGCAAATCGAAGTCGGCCGCGAACTGGCGGTGCTGGCCGACCATTGCGAGTTGCACGTGGAAGGTATCGCGTTTGAAGACGACGCTGCTGAGATACGGGAAGCGGCACGAGAACGCAAAGAAGTGAGCGCTCGGCTTCTGAGGGGCGATTCTCAAGGATCGCTAGTCCGTGGACTAACGATCCGCTACGTCGCAGACCAGATCGACCCCACGTCCCGTGCGTTGAAGGTCTATCTCAGTCTACCCAACGAAGTGGCCTTGGATCGCACCGAGGGCGACAGCAAGCGGTTTCTTGAGTGGAGGTACAAGCCTGGGCAACGAATGGAGATTCGCGTCCCCGTTGAGACTTGGCAGGACCAACTGGTGCTGCCAGTGACCGCAGTCGTCGACGAAGGAGCTGAGGTCTATGCCTACCGTCAAAACGGTGACCACTTCGACCAAGTGCCGGTACATGTGATTTATCGCGATCAAGAGTCGGTTGTCATCGCCAACGATGGGGCGCTCTACGCTCAAGACGTTGTTGCCGGCGACGGCGCGTTCCAGATGCACCTTGCTCTCAAGAACAAGGCGGGCGGCGGTATCGACCCCCACGCTGGACACAACCACTAACGATACGCCAGCGCAACAATCCAGCTCGATCGCTCCTTTCGGTATACCTTCTATGCTCAATGCCATCATCCGATTCGCTCTTCACAATCGCCTCTTGGTGATCGCCGCGGCGATTTTCTTGCTCGGCTATGGTGGATGGCAGGCGACGCAGTTGCCAATCGATGTCTTTCCCAACCTGAATCGCCCTCGCGTTGTGGTCATGACCGAGGCCCATGGGTTAGCGCCTGAAGAAGTCGAAACGCTGGTGACGTTTCCGATTGAGACCGTGCTCAACGGGGCAACCGGTGTTCAAGACGTACGCACCTCCTCGGGGATCGGTCTGTCGGTTGTCTACGTCGAGTTCGATTGGGGCACCAACATTTATAACGACCGCCAGATTGTTGCCGAGCGGATGGCCCTGGCAAGCGATATCTTGCCGGCAGACGTGTCGCCACAACTGATGCCGATTTCCTCGATCATGGGGCAGATCATGATGGTAGGCGTGACAGCCCAAGGGGAAACGTCTCCGATGGAGTTGCGAACACTCTCCGACTGGGTCATCCGGCAACGCCTGCTCACCATCCCCGGCGTCTCCCAGGTCATTGTCATGGGAGGGGACCGTAAGCAGTTTCAGGTGCTGGTCGATCCTGACCTGCTGCTACGCTTTGGCGTCACGCTTCACGAGGTGAAGCAGGCCATCCAGGACAGCAATCAGAATACCGCCGGTGGCTATCTCGATGAGCAAGGACCTAACGAGTTTCTAGTTCGTTCCTTGGGTCGAGTCGGAACCGTCGAAGAGATTGGCGACATCGTCATCAAGCAGAGAGATCGTCAGTCGATCACCCTCTCCCAGGTCGCCCGAGTCGTCGAGGGGGCTCAGGTGAAGCGTGGCGATAGCTCCGCGTTTGCCCGAAACGAACAGGGCGAAATGGTCGGGGGTCGTTCGGTGGTCTTGACCATTCTCAAGCAGCCCGATGCCGATACCCGCGCAGTGACCAACAAGGTGACCGCCGCCTTAGAAGAAATGCGTGCGTCGCTGCCAGCTGACGTCCGGATTCTTCCGGAACTCTACCAGCAAAAAGAGTTCATCGATCTGGCGATCGAGAACGTCGTCGAAGCGCTTCGTGATGGTGCGATCCTCGTCGTCATTATCCTCTTTCTCTTCTTAATGAATGTACGAACGACGCTAATCACGTTAACGGCTATCCCATTGTCGATCGTCATTACGGCGATGGTGTTCACGCTCTTCGGATTATCGGTCAACACGATGACGCTTGGCGGTCTGGCGGTAGCAATCGGTGAGTTGGTCGATGATGCGATTGTCGATGTCGAAAACATCTTCCGGCGTTTGCGCGAAAACCGACACGCGGAGAAGCCGAAAGCTCCCTTACTCGTTGTCTTTCAAGCAAGCGTGGAGATCCGTAACTCGATCGTCTATGGCACCGTTATCGTCATGCTGGTGTTCATTCCCTTATTTGCCCTCACGGGAATGGAAGGACGGCTCTTTACGCCCCTGGGGATCTCCTACATCGTTTCGATTGCATCCTCGCTGCTCGTCTCTCTGACGGTCACGCCGGTTCTCAGCTACTGGCTACTGAAAGGTTCCAGCACCGAAGGCGAAGAACGTGACGGACTCCTGCTGCGTGGCCTCAAGGCGATTGCCGACGTGGTAATTCGTCTCAGCCTGCGGGTTGCTTGGCCTATCCTCATACTCGCAACGATTGCCGTTGGTATTTCAGGGTGGGGTCTCCTACGGCTCGAAAACGACTTCCTACCCCCGTTCAACGAAGGCGCCGTACAGATCAATGTCTTACTCCCACCCGGGACCTCCTTGGAAACGTCGAACCAGGTCGCCGCACGCGTTGAGCAACGCCTCGCCCAGCTCGACGATCTCGTCGCTTTCGTGCGAAAGACGGGTCGGGCCGAGCTGGACGAACATGCCGAGGGAGTCAATGTTTCCGAGTTCGTGGCTACCGTTGATCCGAATACTGAGCGGTCTCGCGAAGAGGTCATCGAAGAGATTAGTGAGGCGCTCGCCGACATTCCCGGCATTGTCACCGCCGTCGAGCAACCGCTTGCCCACCTTATCTCGCACATGCTCTCGGGAGTTAAGGCCCAGGTGGCCATCAAACTATTCGGCGACGACCTCGACGAACTGCGTCGTCAAGCGAAAGGGATTGAAGCCGCGATTGCCGATATCGAGGGCATTCGCGATTTGCAAGTTGAGCAGCAGGTCATTATCCCACAACTTCGCATCGAGGCCGACGGAAAGAAGCTCAAGACGTTTGGGTTGCGTCGTAGCGATGTGAATGAATTTGTTGAGACGGCGATGCAAGGCGCGGTCATTTCGCAAGTGCTTGACGGACAGCGGACGTTTGACCTGATGGTTCGTCTGGGCGAAGAGTTCCGAGAAGACCTGGAAGCGTTGAAACGCCTCCAAATAGACCTGCCCGATGGCGGTAGCGTTAAGCTGGAAGACGTTGCCCGGGTTTATAAGGCGGGTGGTCCTAATACGGTCAATCGAGAGCAGGTGCGCCGACGTATTGTCGTGCAGTGCAACGTCTCGGGACGGGGACTCGTGGATGTCGTCAACGACATGAAGCAACGGCTAGAGCCTGTACGCGAAGAGCTTCCAACCGGCTACTTCATGGAGTTCAGTGGGCAGTTTGAAAGCCAGCAATCGGCCTCCCGGATGATTGCTATTCTGTTCGCCGTGTCCCTCGTCGGCATGTTCTTGGTGCTCTACAAGATGTTTCATTCGGTGAATTTAGCGCTTCAAGTGATGGTCGCTTTGCCAATGGCGTTTATCGGCAGTGTGGCTTCGTTGTACCTAACCGACCAGACACTCACCGTTGCGAGCATGGTCGGCTTTATCTCATTGTGCGGGATCGCGTCTCGCAACGGCATTCTTCTGATCAACCACTACCTCCACCTCGTGAAGTACGAAGGGGAAGGGTGGACGCGAGACATGGTTGTTCATGCCGGTAAGGATCGCCTCGCGCCGGTGTTGATGACCGCGTTGACCTCGGGTATCGGCCTAGTGCCGCTGGCAATGGCGGCCGGTGAACCGGGTAAGGAGATCCTCTACCCAGTAGCGACCGTCATCATAGGCGGACTGGTGACAAGTACGCTTCTGGAGTTCCTCGTTAGGCCGGCGCTCTTCTGGACCATGGGTATATCGGCCGCCAAGCAGGTCGTTGAAGCGGGGCAAGAACAGATCGAGCTTGTTGAAGAAGAAATAGTCGCAGTCGGCTGACGCTGATGTGCGAATTGTGCGGCCATTCGGCCATTAACCTAAGGAAGCCTTCCATGAAAACGCAGATGTTAACGCAGATGTTACTGTTGGCCCCCTTCCTACTCGTTTCGCTAGCGAGTGGTGCCCATGCTCAAGCAGACCGCAACGACGGCAATCAGGAACTAGTGATCGCGCATCGCGTGGTGGAGTGGCAGACCAAGCACTTCGATGACCAGACAAAAGCAAAACAGCATTCGGAGACCCTCACAAGGCTCGGCGCTGAAGTCCGCATGGACCAGCATGAGGGCCACATCGATGTCACCTATCGCTCGCCCTCTTGGCGACCTCTGCGAGTTGAGTCGGATACGCTCGCTCACCAGTGGCAAGAGTGGCTGCGTGCATCGGGTTTTGAGACGATCCACGGGCACAGTCCTGACCACGATGAGCACGCTCATCACGAAGGGCATGACCATGAGCAGGGCGATGCGGCATCTGATGGCGATATCGTCCTGTACCGTGCCCCGGCTTGGGGCGCTCAGCACTTTGATCAACCGGGGAAGGCCGACGAGTTTGTCATCCTCACTCAGGCACTACGTTGTCAAATCGAAACGACAGGCCACGCCGGACACACGGATATTCGCTTCGTTTGTCCTCAATGGACCGCTGTTGAATTCCCCAATCACAAGGTAGCTGAAGCTTGGATAAAATGGCTTGAATCGGCTGGGTTCGAGGTCAAGCACGAAGACTACCACGACCACTAGTTACCTCTTATTCACAGTCTTGTTCTTTATCACCCCACTTACCTCGGAGAGAACCATGAACATTTCACGTTTACTTGCCGGAACGATTGCCAGCGTTTCCGCTCTCTTGCTCACAGTAGTTGGCTGTGGCCAGTCTCAAGATGGCGTTGTTGGTACCGCACCACCCGCGACTGTCGATTCGCATGATCACCCAAGTGAAGGTCCCCATCACGGTGGGCTAATCGAGCTAGGCAATGAAGAGTACCACGCCGAGCTGGTGCATGATGACGCAGCGGGAACCGTGACGGTCTATCTGCTCGACTCGGCTGCAAAAGCGGCCGTTCCAACTGAGGCGCCTGAGCTGCTCGTTAATCTCAGCCATGACGGAAACGCGGAGCAGTTCAAACTGGTCGCGAGCCCGGAAGCGAGCGATCCAGTCGGTAAGTCTTCGCGATTCACGTCAAGCGATGCCGAACTCGCTGAAGACCTAGACCATGAAGGAGCAGCAGCCCAGCTCGTAGTAACCATTGGCGGAAAGCAGTTCCGTGGCAACATTGCTCACGACCACGACGGAGAATCGCATGAAGAGCATGACCAATAATACTTAACAACAACTTTGTGGATTTGACTTGGTCAATATGGGAAAGGTAGCGATCTCTATGAACGGGTTCCTTGTAGCTAGAGCGGTGGCGATTGCTGTGTTGGCGACCGCCTCACTTTCCTGCGTTCATGACCTAGCCTACGCTGCTGAGCTAAACCAGACGGCGGAGAAAAAGGACGAGACGCCTGCGCAGAAACTTTCGACTGAGTTTCGCGAAGCGGCAGAACGGGCGACTCCGGGGCTCGTGACGATCTACACGATGCGGGGCCCTCACGAGACCCCGGAATGGCGGAGCATGGAGGCTCGTGGGGGTACGCATCCCTCGACGCAAAAAACGTCCGGGCCTGCTGCTTACCCCGATGCGGGGTCTCCCGACGAGCAAGGGTCGGGGATCATCGTCGATTCGCAGGGTTTGATACTGACGTGTCACCACGTCGTTGCAGCGGCTGATGTTGTATTCGTTGTCCTGCCGGACGGTCGCCGATTCGAGCCAGTCGAAGTGTATTCCGATCCAGAAGCGGACTTGGCGCTGCTGCGAATTGAGGGAGCAGGAGAGCTATCTGCCGTTCGCCTGGGCAACTCGGATGAGTTGGAAGTCGGTGACTGGGTTGTCTCGTTGGGGAATCCTTACGAACTCAAGCGTTCGGTCAGCGCGGGCATAGTCAGTGCAATGGACCGATGGGTGCCAGGCATTCCACATCCCATGATTCAGAACGACACTGCAACCAACCCTGGTAGTTCTGGGGGCGCTTTGCTCAATCTCGATGGAGAAGTGATTGGCATCATCACCGGGGCTTTCGGCTCGCGTGAAGAGTTTCAAGGCATCGGATTGGCAATTCCTGTCAACCTAGTGACGGACTTTATCGGCTCCAGGAACAACGAGCGGCCACCGATGCAGGCGTATCTCGGCTGCCAAACTCAGAAGCTTTCTCCAGAAGTGGCGAAACAGCTTGAGCTGCCTGTTGCAGGTGGACTCTACGTTAAAGACGTTGAAGAAGGTTCTCCGGCCTCGAAAGCGGGCCTCTCCGAAGGCGACATCATCACTCATTTCGATGGCCAGCCAATCGACGAAGGTTTCCGGCCTGAGCAACTGCATGACGAGCCCAAACCAGAGGAAAAGCACGCATTCTCAGTTGTTCGTGGTGGACGTTCGATTGCCATGGTTGTGAAGATGACTGGATATCCCCACGAAAGAATGGACACTCAAGCCTTAGCTGCGGAACACGCCGTAACCCCTTGCGAGTACTTTGATCAGGCGCTCGGGATGGGGCTTACCACGTTGACACAAGATGTGGCCAGGGAGTTGCGTATCCCGATAGACCAGAAGGGCACCCTCATTACTGAGGTTGCGGTCGCAAGCCCGGCCTACAAGGAAGGGCTTGCTGCGGGAATGGTCGTCGTACGCTACAACGAGCACGCAACGGTCGATCCGAAACTCTACGAAACAGCGGCGAGCAGTGCGCCTGCCGACCGACCGGTGCTTATGCTTGTTCGCTCAAGTAAAGGCAATCATCTTGTCGTGTTTGACGTTCAGTAGTCTGCTTAGCGTACGTATAGGTGTCGATAAACACTAGAGTTGGAACACTGTCCCCTGTGAGTGTGAAGCAGTTGATGTATTGAAGTCATGCGGGCGATATTGATAGATATCTAATGAACGATGGCCAGCCATCACAACTCAACTATTCTGGCGTTAGAATGTTCCGACGTATCAATCTTGTTGTTCGAAAGGCTGTCGCGTTATGCCTGGCCGTCGCGATTTTGTGCCAGACGGCATTGGCGGAGCAATGCGTCTGTTCACCGTGCCCGACGACGGGTTCGTCATCCTGTGCTTGTTGTTATGACCAAGGCGATACTCACAACACGGTTGGCTGTTCAGAATGTTCCGCAATATGCTGTCCCGTCAGTAGCGACGACGGCTCGATTCCCTCGCAGCCCTGCTCATGCCAGTGCCATCAGGCTCCTTTCGGTGTCGTCCCACTCCCTTCAGATATATGGGCGGGATTATATGAACTAATTGACCATGCGGACTTCTATGTGCCCTATTGGCCGATCGTGCCTAAGCCTTCGTCGCTAAGGCTTCTCCGCTTTCATCGGGCGAACGATTCTTGGTCGCCGCTGGAGACATGTATACTTCTCTGCCGGTTCTTGACTTGAAAATGGCTCTGAGCCTTTCGATGTGTCGCTAGCGTAGCTTCTCGTTGATTGGTATCCACTCAGCCGATTGATACCGTTCGTGTCCGCTTGCATCGCTGCCACCGTTGGTGCGATAGGTTTTCCCATTTTGACGGGCATTGCCGGCACGCTGTCTACATTTCAAGCCAAGTACAATAAAAGGAGTTAGCCATGTTAGCCTCTGAATGCGCGCCGCGCGACGTTGAAGGCCATGTTAGTACCACGGGCTTTTGCAGCCCCAGCAAAGCAAGGCAGCCTAAGCCTCGCGAAGTTATTCTGAACAGCGAGACGATTGGATCTGTGATCGTCGTCGAGTTTCGCGATGAAGTTTATGCCTCGATTGAGACACTGTTCCAGCAACATGGCTTGGTCATGGACCGGGCCGAGAGCGCGACGGAACTCGCGGACAAGCTAGTGCGCCATAAGGCGGAGCTAGTTCTAATCAATGGCACACAACCAGACGAAAGTGCTTGGCTCACGTCCGCCAAATTGAGAATCATTGACGCCTACCGATCGGTGTGGATCTACACGCCGAAAGGCCCTAGTGCGATCGACGAGTGGCTCAGTATGGCCGGTGCCGATGACATCATCGTTTACGGGGGCATACTTCACTCGCTGATTGACGCTTTGCAGCATCGCCTCGCGTCACGCGCGACAGGAAGCGGCCGCACCACAAGAAAAGTGGTAAGCCGAATCTCTGCTTAATACATTTCTTAAAACAAGACCTACTGTAACCTAATTGCTTTGCCCGTTGTGGGCGTTGCTATCAAGTTGACTTTCTCATGGAGGATGCCGAAGATGCCAAGTATAGGTATTTCAGCGTTGCTCGTTGCAGTCTTGCTTTGCATCACTGCGACGGGTTGTCAATCAACCAACAAGAACCATCGTCCCGGAGGAGGGTGCCCCAGTTGTGGACCTTAGAAGTTGGCGACTTACGCTTTGCTAGATAAGAGCGAATTGCCCGAAGTGGTTGGGCGGGGAGCTGCCCCGTCCGGCCACTCTGGTACTAACCCGACCCTTCGAACATATGGGTAAGGAATAGCAATATGAAAGATCAGCGTGTGAACGGTTTCGAGAGTGGCCTGCTACCGATGTGCGGGCCGTTGTTGCTAGCAGCTTGTTCAAGGGAAGTGTCGTCGTAAAATCCTGATCCAATTACTCGACATTACCGTAGGCGGAAGATGGCCACGCTCGATTTGCCCAATTTGATGACACCGTGGATAGCGATGATCAAGGCACCAAGAATGTGGATGTCTCCAGAGTCCAAGGCGTGCTTACGCGTCAGTATGAGGTCGTCCAAATCA from Botrimarina mediterranea encodes:
- a CDS encoding TolC family protein, with translation MTQYRIYSAVVLLLATGCASGPQHIATQTETPGAESVVLNKPTITKVDYEEAMTPELIQPPTVAEGLALEASTNAPERLPSASGLTLTALEQMAFGSNPAIAQSEARVRALRGKWVQVGLAPNPTAGYSAGEVGNDGKAGQQGGFAGQTFITAHKLQRNRAVVAAEITRAEQELVQIQQRVQTDVRRSYYEALLAQRRVELADQLVRVTSEAVTASKSLLEAEEIPLAGLLQTEVQQQNAIVLSRTAANGLSQAWRQLSAVVGGSDLPFQPLDGDVTLLPETLDWQQQLVRISNESPEMAAAMADVERARRALDRASVEAIPDISTQVSVQYDASTTDTITGVQVGIPLPIWNRNQGGIRQAQAEVTEAVRNVDRVELNLNQRLANAFREYSDAQVTATSYAEELLPRSQKTFDLVQRGFQQGEVGYLDLLVAQQTYSQTNLIYLDALGNLWRSYVRIEGLLLEGSLDAR
- a CDS encoding efflux RND transporter periplasmic adaptor subunit, producing MSAPQKQTQKSRRWWGPYLLGIGCLLVIAIAAFATKSQWMPLVNVPGMAGTDSLQEDAADPHAGHDHGQAGHSEAASIELSDRGLKNIGFKPFVVEPTPYERVLTLPAIVVERPGGSQIHITAPLTGIVTQILAANGEAIEPGQPLFELRLTQEDIVNAQRDYLTTNANLEIVNREIKRLESLGEGVIAGKRILEQEYERQKLEVALRANEQAMLLHGLSDEQVAAIRQTGQLFRNLTVYAPEHTDTEEACRGPHLFTIQRLGVARGEQIEVGRELAVLADHCELHVEGIAFEDDAAEIREAARERKEVSARLLRGDSQGSLVRGLTIRYVADQIDPTSRALKVYLSLPNEVALDRTEGDSKRFLEWRYKPGQRMEIRVPVETWQDQLVLPVTAVVDEGAEVYAYRQNGDHFDQVPVHVIYRDQESVVIANDGALYAQDVVAGDGAFQMHLALKNKAGGGIDPHAGHNH
- a CDS encoding efflux RND transporter permease subunit, whose translation is MLNAIIRFALHNRLLVIAAAIFLLGYGGWQATQLPIDVFPNLNRPRVVVMTEAHGLAPEEVETLVTFPIETVLNGATGVQDVRTSSGIGLSVVYVEFDWGTNIYNDRQIVAERMALASDILPADVSPQLMPISSIMGQIMMVGVTAQGETSPMELRTLSDWVIRQRLLTIPGVSQVIVMGGDRKQFQVLVDPDLLLRFGVTLHEVKQAIQDSNQNTAGGYLDEQGPNEFLVRSLGRVGTVEEIGDIVIKQRDRQSITLSQVARVVEGAQVKRGDSSAFARNEQGEMVGGRSVVLTILKQPDADTRAVTNKVTAALEEMRASLPADVRILPELYQQKEFIDLAIENVVEALRDGAILVVIILFLFLMNVRTTLITLTAIPLSIVITAMVFTLFGLSVNTMTLGGLAVAIGELVDDAIVDVENIFRRLRENRHAEKPKAPLLVVFQASVEIRNSIVYGTVIVMLVFIPLFALTGMEGRLFTPLGISYIVSIASSLLVSLTVTPVLSYWLLKGSSTEGEERDGLLLRGLKAIADVVIRLSLRVAWPILILATIAVGISGWGLLRLENDFLPPFNEGAVQINVLLPPGTSLETSNQVAARVEQRLAQLDDLVAFVRKTGRAELDEHAEGVNVSEFVATVDPNTERSREEVIEEISEALADIPGIVTAVEQPLAHLISHMLSGVKAQVAIKLFGDDLDELRRQAKGIEAAIADIEGIRDLQVEQQVIIPQLRIEADGKKLKTFGLRRSDVNEFVETAMQGAVISQVLDGQRTFDLMVRLGEEFREDLEALKRLQIDLPDGGSVKLEDVARVYKAGGPNTVNREQVRRRIVVQCNVSGRGLVDVVNDMKQRLEPVREELPTGYFMEFSGQFESQQSASRMIAILFAVSLVGMFLVLYKMFHSVNLALQVMVALPMAFIGSVASLYLTDQTLTVASMVGFISLCGIASRNGILLINHYLHLVKYEGEGWTRDMVVHAGKDRLAPVLMTALTSGIGLVPLAMAAGEPGKEILYPVATVIIGGLVTSTLLEFLVRPALFWTMGISAAKQVVEAGQEQIELVEEEIVAVG
- a CDS encoding trypsin-like peptidase domain-containing protein; its protein translation is MNGFLVARAVAIAVLATASLSCVHDLAYAAELNQTAEKKDETPAQKLSTEFREAAERATPGLVTIYTMRGPHETPEWRSMEARGGTHPSTQKTSGPAAYPDAGSPDEQGSGIIVDSQGLILTCHHVVAAADVVFVVLPDGRRFEPVEVYSDPEADLALLRIEGAGELSAVRLGNSDELEVGDWVVSLGNPYELKRSVSAGIVSAMDRWVPGIPHPMIQNDTATNPGSSGGALLNLDGEVIGIITGAFGSREEFQGIGLAIPVNLVTDFIGSRNNERPPMQAYLGCQTQKLSPEVAKQLELPVAGGLYVKDVEEGSPASKAGLSEGDIITHFDGQPIDEGFRPEQLHDEPKPEEKHAFSVVRGGRSIAMVVKMTGYPHERMDTQALAAEHAVTPCEYFDQALGMGLTTLTQDVARELRIPIDQKGTLITEVAVASPAYKEGLAAGMVVVRYNEHATVDPKLYETAASSAPADRPVLMLVRSSKGNHLVVFDVQ